One Phoenix dactylifera cultivar Barhee BC4 chromosome 8, palm_55x_up_171113_PBpolish2nd_filt_p, whole genome shotgun sequence genomic window carries:
- the LOC103711004 gene encoding dentin sialophosphoprotein produces MFKLGRGGGGGRGGGKRSLPLPPPPPTIHRPASAAGARLPIGASSASALKRPGGTPTDAPAREETFSLESGGALDFAAIIRLTPDLVEEIRRVEAQGGTARIKFDSNLNNPTENVIDVGGKEFKFTWSRELGDLCDIYEEHRNGEDGHGLLVESGSAWRKLNVQRILDESTKNHVKMRSEEAERLSKSRKAIVLDPANPSVKNQAKSMAAAQVEGNMRRIWKKEPFFKKRKVEPNQVSNIGPPKSVFRPGTSSKNTAKSMLSESPLPSPPEQPGPGTSASPFGTGTSLRGDSNHEDTTVLPHLKKEGASNEKEMPSRMAHGAKQGSHGHIGGNGDQPTDLRSMLITLLSDYPKGMSLKALEKAVGETIPNAAKKIEGIIKNIATFQAPGRYFLKPGVEVESSKRRTSESGSSPESAHDHPSVAESVHVEKASNKKFEKQTESSLNLETEPNHFEKIDPVQNSPGLLTSERKVNNDSDGRTGSSSESGSDSESESDSSDSGSDSGSQSRSKSRSPGGSGSASSSDSESDGSSSSKEGSDVHVDIMTSDDEKEEAVQETVAAESKLSSLARSWRAYDGEHEQNNVALRNQEGQNASSSPNDFERGDEMDRAVEATKYFPINRSDNAFENSETEAARSTELNLYQRNSKFSEEGLSFSPHQQRQSEGRQIAYGKVSVSDANEQVSKQALNEKQNLRKDGSGHELSDVTERISKPKSKRVSSRDLFQEKPKSAKRPKAAIPAQVTSCGKNGDATFSESSHHLSPDRSKQERHKEANNVEWDRYIDNGSQEYGSVMRGRPVASGNLLRMQPSPDLRNASSIDAEQSGQKIGNLDGRRKALDSMEKSSRYMENFGRGNRHAEGVSIRHDDSDTFATKNIYIQDKTSMSKDKLHKDMRDENNEVTEKNLAKNAREITVGDKLSTPDSYNRRQKSDMDKSPVSARTNLLRRELSDLELGEFREPPAGEESGGVKRQFERKGSFKSLENKVAATDNSNLDTSNGRTASNALNESKRQPSPNLRGVNGNQDGFYRGVPSDGFFDSTRPQQRAVLSQNQQLSRVDHADSEAMSHFDRPAEFASRNETRTNQGVYLENHADAPKKIPASMLPQHDNNHGGQMGSRNIRDSKPQKSNALGDSKNQNKNSFVMENDSSGRKKRDSSSDEDNSLYSKYDKACPELKGPVRDLSQYEEYVQEYREKYEIYCYLNKNLEKIRDDFLKVGHDLELAKGRDMEEYYNIVEQLRDMYHHCGPRQKQMKKVFTLLHEELKNLKQRIKDFAEDYTKE; encoded by the exons ATGTTCAAACTGGGAAGGGGCGGCGGCGGGGGGCGGGGTGGCGGGAAGCGGTCTCTGCCGCTGCCCCCTCCCCCGCCGACCATCCATCGGCCGGCCTCCGCGGCGGGCGCGCGTCTCCCGATCGGCGCCTCCTCGGCCTCCGCCCTTAAGCGCCCTGGCGGGACGCCCACCGACGCGCCTGCCCGGGAGGAGACCTTCAGTCTCGAATCCGGGGGGGCCCTCGACTTCGCCGCGATCATAAGGCTTACCCCTGACCTTGTCGAGGAGATCAGACGGGTCGAGGCCCAGGGAGGGACCGCGAGGATTAAGTTTGATTCCAACTTGAATAACCCTACGGAAAAC GTTATAGACGTTGGCGGTAAGGAATTCAAATTTACATGGTCACGGGAACTTGGTGACCTATGCGATATTTACGAAGAACATCGGAATGGAGAGGATGGACATGGATTGCTTGTTGAAAGTGGCTCTGCATGGCGCAAGCTGAACGTACAACGAATTCTAGATGAGTCTACAAAGAACCATGTGAAAATGCGTTCCGAAGAGGCTGAGCGGTTATCTAAATCTCGAAA GGCCATTGTGTTAGACCCTGCAAATCCTTCTGTGAAAAATCAAGCCAAATCAATGGCTGCAGCTCAAGTTGAGG GTAATATGCGGAGGATCTGGAAGAAGGAGCCCTTTTTTAAGAAGCGGAAAGTTGAACCAAACCAAG TTTCCAATATTGGTCCACCTAAATCTGTCTTCAGACCAGGAACATCATCAAAAAATACTGCTAAAAGCATGCTTTCTGAATCACCTCTACCTTCCCCTCCGGAGCAGCCTGGTCCAGGCACTTCAGCATCACCTTTTGGAACTGGTACTTCACTACGAGGTGATTCAAATCATGAAGATACTACTGTTCTTCCACACTTAAAGAAGGAGGGCGCTAGCAATGAGAAAGAAATGCCTAGCAGGATGGCTCATGGAGCCAAGCAAGGGTCACATGGACATATAGGGGGGAATGGTGATCAACCAACAGATTTGCGAAGCATGTTAATTACTCTACTTTCAGATTACCCGAAAGGGATGAGCTTGAAG GCTCTGGAGAAAGCAGTTGGAGAGACAATTCCAAACGCTGCGAAGAAGATTGAGGGTATCATAaaaaat ATAGCAACTTTCCAGGCACCAGGAAGGTATTTTTTGAAACCTGGAGTGGAAGTGGAAAGCTCTAAAAGACGAACATCTGAAAGTGGAAG CTCTCCTGAGAGTGCCCATGATCACCCATCAGTAGCAGAATCAGTCCATGTAGAGAAGGCTAGTAATAAAAAGTTTGAGAAGCAAACGGAGTCAAGCTTAAACTTAGAAACAGAACCAAATCACTTTGAAAAGATTGACCCGGTACAAAACTCCCCAGGTCTTTTAACTAGTGAGAGGAAGGTCAATAATGATAGTGATGGACGAACAGGCAGCTCTAGTGAAAGTGGAAGCGATAGCGAGAGTGAAAGTGATAGCAGTGACAGTGGAAGCGACAGTGGAAGCCAAAGTAGAAGTAAAAGCAGAAGCCCTGGAGGCAGTGGCAGTGCAAGCAGCAGTGACAGTGAGAGTGATGGTTCCTCCAGCAGCAAGGAGGGATCTGATGTGCATGTGGATATCATGACAAGTGATGATGAAAAGGAGGAAGCAGTGCAAGAAACGGTGGCAGCTGAGTCAAAGTTATCTTCCTTGGCTAGATCATGGAGAGCTTATGATGGTGAGCATGAACAAAATAATGTTGCTCTAAGAAATCAGGAGGGCCAAAATGCATCATCATCTCCAAATGATTTTGAAAGGGGTGATGAGATGGATCGTGCAGTAGAAGCTACTAAATATTTTCCTATTAATAGAAGTGATAATGCTTTTGAAAACTCTGAAACTGAAGCTGCAAGGAGTACTGAGTTGAACCTGTATCAAAGAAACTCCAAGTTTTCAGAAGAGGGATTATCTTTTTCTCCTCATCAACAAAGACAATCGGAGGGCAGGCAGATAGCATATGGAAAAGTTTCAGTTAGTGATGCAAATGAGCAAGTTTCAAAGCAGGCTCTAAATGAGAAACAAAACTTACGGAAAGATGGGTCTGGCCATGAGCTATCAGATGTTACTGAAAGAATTTCCAAACCCAAATCTAAAAGGGTTTCCAGTAGAGATTTGTTCCAAGAGAAGCCAAAAAGTGCTAAAAGGCCAAAGGCTGCAATCCCAGCTCAAGTCACGTCTTGTGGGAAAAATGGAGATGCTACTTTCTCAGAGAGCTCACACCATTTATCTCCTGATAGAAGTAAGCAGGAGAGACATAAGGAGGCTAATAATGTTGAATGGGACCGGTATATAGATAATGGTTCACAAGAGTATGGCTCAGTCATGCGTGGAAGACCTGTTGCATCTGGAAACTTACTCAGGATGCAGCCAAGCCCTGATTTGCGGAATGCTTCTAGTATCGATGCAGAGCAATCAGGGCAAAAAATTGGAAATCTTGATGGAAGGAGGAAAGCCTTGGACAGTATGGAGAAATCTAGCAGATATATGGAGAACTTTGGAAGAGGTAATAGACATGCAGAAGGGGTGTCCATTCGTCATGATGACTCAGATACCTTTGCTACGAAAAACATTTACATACAAGATAAAACCTCTATGTCAAAGGATAAACTGCATAAAGATATGAGAGATGAAAACAATGAAGTGACTGAAAAAAATTTGGCCAAGAATGCCCGGGAAATCACTGTAGGAGACAAACTTTCTACCCCTGACTCCTATAACAGGAGGCAAAAGTCAGACATGGATAAATCTCCAGTCAGTGCGAGGACAAATCTGCTCAGAAGAGAACTTTCAGATCTGGAGTTGGGTGAATTTCGTGAGCCTCCTGCTGGAGAGGAGTCTGGGGGGGTTAAGAGACAGTTCGAGAGAAAGGGCTCCTTCAAATCATTAGAGAATAAGGTTGCTGCTACTGATAACTCGAATTTAGACACAAGCAATGGAAGAACTGCTTCAAATGCGCTTAATGAATCAAAGAGACAGCCATCCCCCAATTTGAGGGGTGTTAATGGGAATCAAGATGGGTTTTACAGGGGAGTGCCATCAGATGGTTTTTTTGATTCCACCCGGCCTCAGCAAAGAGCAGTGCTTTCTCAGAATCAACAATTATCAAGAGTGGATCATGCTGATTCAGAGGCCATGTCTCATTTTGATAGACCAGCTGAATTTGCAAGTAGGAATGAGACGAGAACAAACCAGGGAGTGTATCTGGAAAATCATGCAGATGCTCCCAAGAAAATCCCTGCCAGTATGCTACCACAGCATGATAATAACCATGGTGGTCAAATGGGTTCTAGAAATATTAGAGACTCTAAACCCCAGAAGTCAAATGCACTGGGAGAttctaaaaatcaaaataagaatAGCTTTGTGATGGAGAATGATAGTAGCGGCAGGAAAAAGAGAGATTCTTCCTCCGATGAAGATAATTCCTTATACTCAAAGTATGACAAGGCTTGCCCAGAGCTCAAGGGTCCTGTAAGGGACTTATCACA GTATGAGGAATACGTGCAGGAGTATCGTGAGAAGTATGAGATCTATTGTTACTTGAACAAGAATCTGGAAAAAATTCG GGATGACTTTCTTAAAGTTGGCCATGACCTTGagcttgccaaagggagagatATGGAGGAATATTATAATATTGTGGAGCAGTTGAGAGATATGTACCATCATTGTGGGCCG AGGCAAAAGCAGATGAAGAAGGTTTTCACCTTGCTGCATGAAGAATTAAAG AACCTCAAGCAAAGAATCAAGGACTTCGCAGAGGATTATACAAAAGAATGA